One Felis catus isolate Fca126 chromosome D1, F.catus_Fca126_mat1.0, whole genome shotgun sequence DNA segment encodes these proteins:
- the FOLR1 gene encoding folate receptor alpha — translation MAQLVTTELLLLLAGVAAVWAARPRTELLNVCMDAKHHKEKPSPEDELHEQCRPWKKNSCCFANTSREAHKDISYLYRFNWDHCGQMAPACKQHFIQDTCLYECSPNLGPWIQQVNQSWRKERILNVPLCKEDCQQWWEDCRTSYTCKSNWHKGWDWSSGHNRCPVGAACHHFHFYFPTPAALCEGIWSHSYKLSNYSRGSGRCIQMWFDPAQGNPNEEVARFYALAMSAGAMSHGIGLLLLSLIPMLQLWLLS, via the exons ATGGCCCAGCTGGTGACAACAGAGTTGCTGCTCCTTCTGGCGGGGGTGGCCGCAGTGTGGGCAGCCCGGCCCAGGACTGAGCTTCTCAATGTCTGTATGGATGCCAAGCACCACAAGGAAAAGCCAAGCCCAGAAGACGAGCTGCATGAGCAG TGCAGACCCTGGAAGAAGAATTCCTGCTGCTTTGCCAACACCAGCCGGGAAGCCCATAAGGACATTTCCTACCTGTACAGATTCAACTGGGACCACTGTGGACAGATGGCACCCGCCTGCAAACAGCACTTCATCCAGGACACCTGCCTCTATGAGTGCTCCCCCAACCTGGGGCCCTGGATCCAGCAG GTGAACCAGAGCTGGCGCAAAGAACGCATCCTGAACGTGCCCCTGTGCAAGGAGGACTGTCAGCAATGGTGGGAGGACTGCCGCACGTCCTACACCTGCAAGAGCAACTGGCACAAGGGCTGGGACTGGAGCTCAG GGCATAACCGGTGCCCAGTGGGAGCTGCCTGCCAccacttccatttctatttccccACGCCCGCAGCCCTGTGTGAGGGCATCTGGAGCCACTCCTACAAACTCAGCAACTACAGCCGAGGGAGCGGCCGCTGCATCCAGATGTGGTTCGACCCGGCCCAGGGCAACCCCAACGAGGAGGTGGCCAGGTTCTATGCCTTGGCCATGAGTGCTGGGGCCATGTCCCATGGGATTGGGCTTCTCCTGCTCAGCCTGATCCCCATGCTGCAACTCTGGTTGCTCAGCTGA